One Panicum virgatum strain AP13 chromosome 3N, P.virgatum_v5, whole genome shotgun sequence DNA segment encodes these proteins:
- the LOC120667113 gene encoding ras-related protein RABA2a-like, with amino-acid sequence MAGRRAEEYDYLFKVVLIGDSGVGKSNLLSRFTRNEFCLESKSTIGVEFATRTLHVEGKIIKAQIWDTAGQERYRAITSAYYRGALGAVLVYDVSKPTTFENISRWLKELRDHADSNIRIMLVGNKTDLRHLRAVTTEDAQNFAEAEGLSYIETSALEATNVEEAFQLILGDIYRAISKKPVASDESGAGAAGGVKEGKTINVAAGEAAAEKKQCCSA; translated from the exons AtggccgggcggcgcgcggaggagtACGACTACCTCTTCAAGGTGGTGCTCATCGGGGACTCCGGCGTCGGCAAGTCCAACCTGCTCTCCCGCTTCACCCGCAACGAGTTCTGCCTCGAGTCCAAGTCCACCATCGGCGTCGAGTTCGCAACGCGAACGCTCCAT GTTGAGGGCAAGATCATCAAGGCACAGATCTGGGACACGGCAGGCCAAGAGCGGTACCGGGCGATCACGAGTGCCTACTACCGTGGAGCTCTTGGTGCGGTCCTGGTCTACGATGTGAGCAAACCCACCACCTTCGAGAACATCAGCCGGTGGCTCAAGGAGCTGCGTGACCACGCTGACTCCAACATCAGAATCATGCTCGTCGGCAACAAGACTGACCTGAGACACCTCCGGGCTGTCACCACGGAGGATGCCCAGAACTTTGCAGAGGCAGAAGGCCTGTCCTACATTGAGACGTCTGCGCTGGAGGCGACAAATGTTGAGGAGGCGTTCCAGCTGATTCTGGGCGACATTTACCGTGCTATCAGCAAAAAACCCGTGGCGTCGGATGAGTCTGGGGCAGGGGCTGCCGGAGGCGTCAAGGAAGGCAAGACGATCAACGTCGCAGCAGGTGAAGCTGCTGCTGAAAAGAAGCAATGCTGCTCAGCTTAG